A genomic window from Elaeis guineensis isolate ETL-2024a chromosome 3, EG11, whole genome shotgun sequence includes:
- the LOC105041893 gene encoding gamma-tubulin complex component 3 has protein sequence MDDPKTLDLVKELVVRLLSSRSPSPSGDPSADVPHALRYAHRLLSSRMSPSLSPDEPAMAESIKRQLAVSGRSADALAFADLHSKLAARSGPGSVRNRWALLYLLKSLSDDRRRAEPLLRAPSVGGLPTLPLDPHPARPAKKTLAPSGGVLLVSKDPENIREIALREYADLVMEETEVSESALVRDVLYACQGIDGRYVRFDKASDSYDLPESLKLPRSTRTMVRRLCELGWLFRKVRGYITESMSQFPAEKVGTIGQAFCSALQDELSDYYKLLAVLESQSLNPIPTAGSDSGVPGNYLSLRRLAVWLAEPMVRMRLMAVLVDMCRSLRGGAMAGAIHGQAQHGDPLVQEFMGRLLRRVCSPLFEMVRSWVLEGELEDVFAEFFILSQPVKAESLWREGYQIQSVMLPSFISPTLAQRILRTGKSINFLRVCCEDNGWADAAAKAVAHVGTTTRRGGLGYGETDALEALVVDAAKRIDQHLMDVIHHRYRFKDHCLAIKRYLLLGQGDFVQYLMDIVGPELSEPANTISSFQLAGLLETAIRASNAQYDDRDILDRLKVKMMDHGDGDRGWDVFSLEYDARVPLDTVFTASVMKRYLKIFNYLWKLKRVEHALIGVWKTMKPNCIISCSFAKEGAVKMQFVSMLRRCQVLWNEMNHFVTNFQYYIMFEVLEVSWAQFSEEMDAAKDLDDLLAAHDKYLNSIMEKSLLGERSRDIIKTLFTLFDLILRFRSHHDRWFERINELQLRGRGKSRSKSKEPSSWVDGGRKAMIQLAREFFRMMGEDLDTIAKEYSASLDAFISQLPMQQHVDLKFLLFRLDFTEYYSRLSPSK, from the exons ATGGACGACCCCAAGACCCTCGATCTCGTCAAGGAGCTCGTTGTCCGCCTCCTTTCCTCCCGCTCCCCCTCCCCCTCTGGGGACCCCTCCGCTGACGTCCCCCACGCCCTCCGCTACGCCCACCGCCTCCTTTCCAGCCGCAtgtccccctccctctcccccgACGAGCCCGCAATGGCTGAATCCATCAAGCGCCAGCTCGCCGTCTCCGGAAGATCCGCCGACGCCCTCGCCTTCGCCGACCTCCACTCCAAGCTCGCCGCCCGCTCAGGCCCCGGCTCCGTCCGCAATCGCTGGGCCCTCCTCTACCTCCTCAAGTCCCTCTCCGACGACCGCCGCCGCGCCGAGCCGCTCCTCCGCGCCCCCTCCGTCGGTGGCCTCCCCACCCTTCCCCTCGATCCCCACCCCGCCCGCCCCGCCAAGAAAACCCTAGCGCCCTCTGGTGGCGTCCTCCTTGTTTCCAAGGATCCGGAGAACATCCGCGAGATCGCTCTCCGGGAGTACGCGGATCTGGTCATGGAGGAGACCGAGGTCTCGGAGTCGGCCCTCGTCAGGGACGTCCTCTACGCCTGCCAGGGGATCGACGGGCGGTATGTGAGGTTCGACAAGGCATCGGACAGCTACGATCTGCCAGAATCTCTCAAGCTGCCGAGGTCCACGAGGACGATGGTCAGGAGGCTATGTGAGCTCGGATGGCTATTCAGAAAGGTTAGGGGGTACATAACTGAGAGCATGAGTCAGTTCCCGGCCGAAAAGGTCGGGACCATCGGCCAAGCCTTCTGCTCCGCCCTCCAGGATGAGCTCTCGGACTACTACAAGCTCTTGGCCGTGCTTGAGTCCCAGTCTCTGAACCCGAtcccgacggccggcagtgattcaggaGTGCCAGGGAACTACCTTTCCTTGAGGAGGCTCGCAGTGTGGCTGGCTGAACCGATGGTTAGGATGCGGCTGATGGCGGTTCTGGTTGATATGTGCAGGAGTTTGAGAGGTGGGGCAATGGCTGGAGCAATCCATGGGCAAGCCCAGCATGGGGATCCACTGGTCCAGGAGTTCATGGGTCGGCTCCTCCGGAGGGTGTGCTCGCCGCTGTTTGAGATGGTCCGGAGCTGGGTGTTGGAAGGGgagttggaggatgtctttgctGAGTTCTTCATTCTGAGCCAGCCGGTGAAGGCTGAGTCTTTATGGCGAGAAGGTTACCAGATCCAGTCTGTGATGCTCCCTTCTTTCATTTCTCCAACATTGGCACAGAGAATTCTGAGGACTGGAAAATCAATTAATTTCCTTCGAGTTTGTTGTGAGGATAATGGGTGGGCTGATGCTGCTGCCAAGGCGGTGGCCCATGTTGGTACCACCACAAGGAGAGGTGGGCTGGGTTATGGTGAGACTGATGCATTGGAAGCTCTTGTGGTTGACGCAGCAAAGCGGATTGATCAGCACTTAATGGATGTAATCCACCATCGGTACCGATTCAAGGATCATTGCCTCGCAATCAAAAGGTACTTGCTTCTTGGGCAGGGTGATTTTGTCCAGTACTTGATGGATATTGTAGGCCCAGAGCTGTCGGAGCCAGCCAACACCATCAGCTCATTCCAATTAGCAGGGCTTCTTGAGACTGCAATCCGGGCATCCAATGCACAATATGATGATCGTGATATCCTTGACCGGCTGAAAGTCAAGATGATGGATCATGGGGATGGGGATAGAGGATGGGATGTGTTCTCATTGGAATACGATGCAAGAGTGCCATTGGACACAGTGTTTACGGCATCTGTCATGAAGAGGTACCTCAAAATTTTCAATTATCTGTGGAAGCTTAAACGGGTCGAGCATGCTTTGATTGGGGTGTGGAAGACAATGAAACCCAATTGCATAATTTCCTGTTCTTTTGCTAAAGAAGGTGCAGTCAAAATGCAATTTGTCTCCATGCTGCGAAGGTGCCAAGTTCTCTGGAATGAAATGAATCATTTTGTCACCAATTTTCAGTACTACATAATGTTTGAGGTCCTTGAGGTTTCATGGGCACAATTTTCAGAGGAAATGGATGCCGCAAAAGATTTGGATGATCTTCTAGCAGCACATGATAAGTATCTTAATTCAATTATGGAGAAGTCGCTTCTTGGGGAGAGATCTCGAGACATTATTAAAACTCTCTTCACGCTATTTGACCTCATACTGCGTTTCCGAAGTCATCATGACAGATGGTTTGAACGAATAAATGAGTTGCAACTCAG AGGAAGGGGCAAATCAAGGTCAAAATCAAAGGAGCCAAGTTCATGGGTTGATGGGGGTAGAAAAGCCATGATacagcttgccagagagttcttCCGGATGATGGGTGAAGACTTGGACACAATTGCGAAAGAGTACTCAGCATCTCTTGATGCTTTTATTTCTCAGTTGCCTATGCAGCAACATGTTGATTTAAAGTTCCTCCTATTCCGTTTAGACTTCACTGAATATTATAGCCGTCTTTCCCCTAGCAAGTAA